The Brassica napus cultivar Da-Ae chromosome C7, Da-Ae, whole genome shotgun sequence genomic interval AGTTATGTGAAAACGACGAAAACTACTACCAAGAAGCATGTTGTCATAGCAAAGGGGTCTTCTAGTTGTAATACTAAAACAAGTTTTGACACTAAGAGGTAGCTTATATCCTCTCTTTTCATATAAGTTTATGTATGTGTGTGTTCACGACTCTCAAATGACTATTTTGTTCTGGTGGCAGAGGAAAGGAAATGAAGCCGGCCTTGATTGTTAAATCCAATGCATCTCAAGCTCCAGTAACAAAGAAAACTGAGAGCCTGACTCCTCTAGCTGCAAACAAGTTCAGGTCCAAGAACACTTTTGGTTCTGCTATGAAAGAGAGAACAGCTACTAATGGTTTCAGTTCAAGAAGCAGCGAGAGAGTCgagaagagaaaagaggtacataaattaatatctaaCTTATCTTTCTTCTCTCATTTGCTCTGTTCCAAAATGGAGTTTATGAGGGAACATTTCTGATGTTATAGGAAAATGTGGAAGCCATAGTGCTAAAATCTCTCAACTTCAAAGCAATACCAGTGCTTAGAAGCAGACTAGCTAGACCTCAGCACACGTCAATAGGTCAAGAAAAGGTAAGAAAAGATGCTCAAGCACACTCATCTAAAGCTAGTAGTAATCGGTCATCGGCAAATGAAGCAGCCAAGAGTAAGCTCAATATTAACAAACAGAAGGTGGATACACAGAGGAGTCTAAGTGAGATTAGACCAAATAGCAGGGATCAGACCGCGAAAAACAACGCAAACGGAAGGAGTTTAGCGGTTAGGCGCTCTGCGGTTGAGGTTGCTTGGTGAGCCATTCACCGTCTCAACTGTTTCTTTGTGTTTGCGTTTGTGTTTCTATGTTATAATGATTATAATAGTATACCATTGAAAcacatcttatatatataaaatagttttgtgCTCTACTCACAGCCTTCCACGTCATCAAAGTGGATAGGGCATTTCGCGCCACGTGTCACCACACCAGAACATTtgcgtttcttttttttccagcCATTCTCGAATACACTTATTTGAACTGGGCTTTTTTACATATGAAAATTAGGCCCTTAGTTAAAGCCTGTAAGAAACCCATTGGGAATTAGGTTTCGTCTTCCTCTTGCACCTGCGATCTGAACGATGAAATTCCAGAGACTTCAAGCGCAGTTTCGATCTTCGTAACGTTTCAACCATCGATAAATATGTTCTTTAATGGCGACAATAAAATCTCCCCACTTTGTGCTCTTATTTAAGTTTCTGTTGATTCTGAATCAACCATAGACACTATATATCTAGATCGTCCATAACCCAAAGCTACATCTCATGGTCATGGCTTCTTCAAAATCTTAGATTACT includes:
- the LOC106430997 gene encoding protein WVD2-like 7, which translates into the protein MRAHFEAHFKKKGIQLPSSVEAQTWGEVAQHHQQTASEKEGNLWESMSQCSHYSYELDKCDKEKSSFGDSCVSYESYDDHSSLSVAPEKIGIGCSERSVEDKAEMSFPSATALKSLKNDRKATPSYVKTTKTTTKKHVVIAKGSSSCNTKTSFDTKRGKEMKPALIVKSNASQAPVTKKTESLTPLAANKFRSKNTFGSAMKERTATNGFSSRSSERVEKRKEENVEAIVLKSLNFKAIPVLRSRLARPQHTSIGQEKVRKDAQAHSSKASSNRSSANEAAKSKLNINKQKVDTQRSLSEIRPNSRDQTAKNNANGRSLAVRRSAVEVAW